The Alphaproteobacteria bacterium genome contains a region encoding:
- a CDS encoding ring-cleaving dioxygenase, which produces MSGIHHITAISGRADRNLDFYTRTLGLRLVKKTVNFDDPGTYHLYYGDTQGQPGTILTFFPWEHAAPGHLGVGETQETAFRIPAAALGTWTHRFVDKGVPHALEERFGESVLTFRDADGMRFALVGVPGAESEKAWSRDIPAEHAIRGFHGATLLVNDATLTAAILTDVLGFKEVAREGALARYRGDAPLGGLVDLHEAGDFPRGRQGRGSVHHIAFRAADDAVQAAMAKKLVADHHMHVTDQKDRNYFRSVYFREPNGILFEIATDQPGFAVDEPASELGHSLKLPRVLEPRRAEIEAKLPPLHETV; this is translated from the coding sequence ATGTCGGGCATCCACCACATCACGGCGATTTCGGGCCGCGCCGACCGCAATCTCGACTTCTACACCCGCACGCTAGGCTTAAGGCTGGTCAAGAAGACCGTGAATTTCGACGATCCCGGCACTTATCACCTCTACTACGGCGACACTCAGGGCCAGCCCGGCACGATCCTGACCTTCTTTCCGTGGGAGCATGCGGCGCCCGGTCACCTTGGCGTCGGCGAGACGCAGGAGACGGCGTTTCGCATCCCGGCCGCCGCGCTCGGCACCTGGACGCACCGGTTCGTCGACAAAGGCGTGCCGCATGCGCTGGAGGAGCGCTTCGGCGAGAGCGTGCTGACGTTCCGCGACGCCGACGGCATGCGCTTTGCGCTGGTCGGCGTGCCCGGCGCCGAGAGCGAGAAAGCCTGGAGCCGCGATATTCCCGCCGAGCACGCGATCCGCGGCTTTCATGGCGCGACCTTGCTGGTAAACGACGCGACACTGACCGCCGCGATCCTCACCGATGTGCTCGGCTTCAAGGAAGTGGCGCGTGAGGGCGCGCTGGCGCGCTATCGCGGCGATGCGCCGCTGGGCGGCTTGGTCGATCTGCACGAGGCCGGCGATTTCCCGCGCGGACGGCAGGGGCGCGGCTCGGTGCACCACATCGCATTCCGCGCGGCGGACGATGCGGTGCAGGCCGCGATGGCGAAGAAGCTGGTCGCGGATCACCACATGCACGTGACCGACCAGAAGGATCGCAATTACTTCCGCTCGGTCTATTTCCGCGAGCCGAACGGCATCCTGTTCGAGATCGCGACCGATCAGCCGGGCTTCGCCGTCGACGAACCGGCGAGCGAACTCGGGCACTCGCTCAAGCTGCCGCGCGTTCTCGAGCCGCGCCGCGCGGAGATCGAGGCGAAGCTGCCGCCGCTGCACGAGACCGTGTGA
- a CDS encoding alpha/beta fold hydrolase, with protein MKEARAAAVLVHGRGGSAEDMLGLAQEFGQRDIAYLAPEAPGYTWYPYSFLAPLQQNEPHLSNALATVGATLDRLAQEGFAPERVALIGFSQGGCLALEYVARNAKRYGAVAGLSAGLIGPLGLPRNYAGSFGGTPVFLGCSDIDSHIPLARVHESRDVFEKLGGEVTERIYPGMGHTVNADEIAHVTRLLAGLVTTPVASR; from the coding sequence CTGAAGGAGGCGCGCGCCGCCGCCGTCCTCGTGCATGGCCGTGGCGGCAGCGCCGAGGACATGCTGGGCCTGGCGCAAGAGTTCGGCCAGCGCGACATCGCGTATCTGGCGCCGGAAGCGCCAGGCTATACTTGGTATCCGTATTCGTTTCTCGCGCCGTTGCAGCAGAACGAACCGCATCTCAGCAATGCGCTCGCAACGGTCGGCGCGACGCTCGACCGCCTCGCGCAGGAGGGCTTTGCGCCGGAGCGCGTCGCGCTGATCGGTTTCTCGCAAGGCGGATGCCTTGCGCTCGAATACGTCGCGCGCAACGCCAAGCGCTACGGCGCCGTTGCGGGCTTGAGCGCCGGGCTGATCGGCCCGCTAGGGCTCCCGCGCAACTATGCGGGCTCGTTTGGTGGCACGCCGGTGTTTCTCGGCTGCTCCGATATCGACTCGCACATTCCGCTGGCGCGGGTGCATGAGTCGCGGGATGTGTTCGAGAAGCTGGGCGGAGAGGTCACCGAGCGCATCTATCCCGGCATGGGCCACACGGTGAATGCCGACGAGATCGCGCACGTGACCAGGCTGCTGGCTGGTCTCGTTACGACCCCAGTGGCGTCGCGGTAA
- a CDS encoding Lrp/AsnC family transcriptional regulator: MKDLDDTDHQLLALLQKDDRLSLADLGRKIGLSPSSTNERIRRLAAQGAITGFHAHVAPEALGLDLLAFVFVGWSDPDVEARLLKRVNASPAVLECHHVTGTWNYLLKVRLPNTRQLERFLAEVVKQVPGVERTETIIALSSAKETTQLTATPLGS; the protein is encoded by the coding sequence ATGAAAGACCTCGACGACACCGACCACCAGCTTCTTGCGCTGCTGCAAAAGGACGACCGGCTTTCGCTCGCCGATCTCGGCAGGAAGATCGGGCTCTCGCCGTCATCCACCAACGAGCGGATCCGGCGCCTTGCCGCGCAGGGCGCGATCACGGGCTTTCACGCGCATGTGGCGCCGGAGGCGCTGGGGCTCGATCTGCTCGCTTTCGTATTCGTCGGCTGGTCCGACCCGGACGTCGAGGCGCGCCTCTTGAAGCGCGTGAACGCCTCGCCCGCCGTGCTCGAATGCCATCACGTGACCGGCACATGGAACTACCTGCTCAAGGTGCGCCTGCCGAACACGCGTCAGCTCGAACGGTTCCTCGCCGAGGTGGTCAAGCAGGTGCCGGGCGTCGAGCGCACCGAGACGATCATCGCGCTCTCCTCCGCGAAGGAGACGACGCAGCTTACCGCGACGCCACTGGGGTCGTAA
- a CDS encoding calcium-binding protein: protein MALVIGKHGPYEWTHTTIDYNDGVTDGADQIVGTSVADHIYAGGGNDIIKGGGGADTIDGGDGHDGASYEDSGTGVQVSLELGKGQGGTAQGDTLVSIEDLYGSKYDDTLIGNKGDNLLNGGDGNDVLKGGGGTDTLIGGAGDDTMTIDGVEDHAHGGDGNDTLVVNASQGLVINLSTGFIDANPFTSPGDFFHAVHFNPNGPFGPGGPYWHLPGDTKQVTDVENVSGTNYADKIVGTDDANALSGNGGDDVLMGRAGDDILSGGAGNDFIIGGAGADTMTGGQDHDTFIWNAVTESVFTGGKPQDVITDFQPGQDMIDLSGLNIPLADFLVVDNQSIGGQNYSFAGIDANHNGHFDEGEFAIAVKMAAGTVLHGSDFYL, encoded by the coding sequence ATGGCTCTCGTTATCGGCAAGCACGGCCCGTACGAATGGACCCACACCACAATTGATTACAACGATGGTGTCACGGACGGCGCTGACCAGATCGTCGGCACCAGCGTCGCCGATCACATCTACGCAGGCGGCGGCAACGACATCATCAAGGGCGGCGGCGGCGCCGACACCATCGACGGCGGCGACGGCCACGATGGCGCGAGCTACGAGGACTCCGGCACGGGCGTGCAGGTCAGTCTCGAGCTCGGCAAGGGCCAGGGCGGCACCGCGCAAGGCGACACCCTGGTCAGCATCGAGGATCTCTACGGCTCGAAGTATGACGACACGCTCATCGGCAACAAGGGCGACAATCTTCTGAACGGCGGCGACGGCAATGACGTGCTCAAGGGCGGCGGCGGCACGGACACGCTCATCGGCGGCGCCGGCGACGACACGATGACCATCGACGGCGTCGAAGACCACGCCCATGGCGGCGATGGCAACGACACGCTGGTCGTGAACGCCAGTCAGGGCCTCGTCATCAACCTGTCAACCGGCTTCATCGACGCGAACCCGTTCACCTCGCCCGGCGATTTCTTTCACGCCGTGCACTTCAATCCGAATGGCCCGTTCGGGCCCGGCGGCCCCTACTGGCACCTGCCCGGCGACACCAAGCAGGTGACCGACGTCGAGAATGTCAGCGGGACCAACTACGCCGACAAGATCGTCGGCACCGACGACGCGAACGCGCTTTCCGGCAACGGCGGCGACGACGTGCTGATGGGACGCGCCGGCGACGACATCCTTTCCGGCGGCGCCGGCAATGACTTCATCATCGGCGGCGCGGGCGCCGACACGATGACCGGCGGCCAGGATCACGACACGTTCATCTGGAACGCGGTCACCGAAAGCGTGTTCACCGGCGGCAAGCCGCAGGACGTCATCACCGACTTTCAGCCGGGGCAGGACATGATCGACCTCTCGGGACTGAACATCCCGCTCGCCGACTTCCTCGTCGTCGACAACCAGAGCATCGGTGGTCAGAACTACTCGTTCGCCGGCATCGACGCCAACCACAACGGCCACTTCGACGAAGGCGAATTCGCGATCGCCGTGAAGATGGCGGCCGGGACGGTGCTGCACGGCAGCGATTTCTACCTGTGA
- a CDS encoding toxin-activating lysine-acyltransferase, with the protein MSATAETLRIFKPASPSAALGLAVSHLMVKPAFAGLKFGDWSRILVGQINRGHYRFAIDSENRVQGFMGWALASREHAEAWVEGRRGLSFEDSQQGDCIVFNAWSANSNAVTRFMLAEARRIASGKATIYFKRHYKDGTTRPARVAVNAFVGAHIERSASLAH; encoded by the coding sequence ATGTCTGCAACGGCCGAAACGCTGCGCATCTTCAAGCCCGCGAGCCCCAGCGCGGCGCTCGGGCTTGCGGTCAGCCACCTGATGGTGAAGCCCGCCTTCGCCGGCCTGAAATTCGGCGACTGGTCGCGCATCCTGGTCGGCCAGATCAATCGCGGACACTACCGCTTCGCGATCGACAGCGAGAACCGCGTGCAGGGCTTCATGGGCTGGGCGCTCGCCTCACGCGAGCATGCCGAAGCCTGGGTCGAAGGCCGGCGCGGATTGAGCTTCGAGGACAGCCAGCAAGGCGACTGCATCGTGTTCAACGCCTGGTCGGCGAACTCGAACGCGGTGACGCGTTTCATGCTGGCGGAGGCCCGGCGCATCGCTAGCGGCAAGGCCACGATCTACTTCAAGCGCCATTACAAGGACGGCACCACGCGCCCCGCGCGCGTCGCCGTCAATGCGTTCGTCGGCGCGCATATCGAACGCAGCGCCTCGCTCGCGCACTGA
- a CDS encoding amidohydrolase family protein, which translates to MLQKPNVPVIALEEHYADPELYALFTGLDAQTPPHVVEKLKDTGAARLKDMDAAGIDVQVLSHSAPSLQKVSSGAVELARRINDRLAQIVATAPTRYAAFAALPTNDPAAAADELARCVEKLGFKGAMIHGLAEGQFIDDARYWPIFARAEALDVPLYLHPSMPHPAVIDTYYKEYAKDFPVLLRAAWGYTVETATLAIRLVLSGLFEQHNTKFILGHLGEGLPFLLWRINNGLARPGQKPVQFRDIFSAHFSITTSGFFSDPALLLCVQEMGIDRILFAVDYPFEANAPGPAWLARVPLCDEDKAKIASGNAKRLLRM; encoded by the coding sequence TTGCTGCAGAAGCCGAATGTTCCTGTCATCGCGCTCGAAGAGCACTACGCCGATCCGGAGCTCTACGCGCTGTTTACCGGGCTTGACGCCCAAACCCCGCCGCATGTGGTCGAGAAACTCAAAGACACCGGCGCGGCGCGCCTGAAAGACATGGATGCGGCCGGCATCGACGTGCAGGTGCTCTCGCACTCGGCGCCGTCCTTGCAGAAGGTTTCCTCAGGCGCGGTGGAACTCGCGCGCCGCATCAACGATCGCTTGGCGCAGATCGTTGCGACCGCGCCGACGCGCTACGCGGCCTTTGCGGCGCTGCCGACCAATGATCCGGCCGCGGCCGCCGACGAGCTGGCGCGCTGCGTCGAAAAGCTCGGTTTCAAGGGCGCGATGATCCATGGCCTCGCCGAAGGGCAGTTCATCGATGATGCGCGCTACTGGCCAATCTTCGCGCGGGCGGAAGCGCTCGACGTACCGCTCTACCTGCATCCTTCGATGCCGCATCCGGCCGTGATCGACACCTATTATAAGGAGTACGCGAAGGACTTTCCCGTGCTGCTGCGCGCCGCCTGGGGCTATACGGTCGAGACCGCGACGCTCGCGATCCGCCTGGTGCTCTCCGGGTTGTTCGAGCAGCACAACACCAAGTTCATCCTCGGTCACCTTGGGGAAGGTCTGCCGTTCCTGCTCTGGCGCATCAACAATGGGCTGGCGCGCCCCGGGCAGAAGCCGGTGCAGTTCCGCGATATTTTTTCCGCACACTTCTCGATCACGACCAGCGGTTTCTTTTCCGATCCGGCACTCCTGTTGTGCGTGCAGGAAATGGGCATCGACCGTATTCTCTTCGCGGTCGACTATCCGTTCGAGGCGAACGCGCCGGGGCCGGCCTGGCTCGCGCGGGTTCCATTGTGCGACGAGGACAAGGCCAAGATCGCGAGCGGCAACGCGAAGCGGCTGCTGCGGATGTGA
- a CDS encoding PilZ domain-containing protein: MLKFKPRAKPEERRRTERHAMRGMGKILGGAGSLPRDCWISDISDGGARLHSEADVPDEFALMLPTGSRRECRVVWRLGHEAGVAFTDSFMPGFGQRAAGR, encoded by the coding sequence ATGCTGAAATTCAAACCCAGAGCAAAGCCGGAAGAGCGGCGACGCACGGAGCGTCACGCGATGCGAGGCATGGGGAAGATTCTGGGCGGTGCCGGATCGCTGCCGCGCGACTGCTGGATCTCGGACATCTCCGACGGCGGTGCGCGGCTGCATTCGGAAGCGGACGTACCGGACGAATTTGCGTTGATGCTGCCGACCGGCAGCCGGCGCGAATGCCGTGTTGTCTGGCGGCTTGGTCATGAGGCCGGTGTCGCGTTCACCGACAGCTTCATGCCCGGCTTCGGGCAACGCGCCGCAGGACGTTAG
- a CDS encoding Ig-like domain-containing protein, with protein sequence MAVLMSLGGNSASDGFLVAPLDSTYDAELALWTSSGTESVTLQASPNVAGLVFSTTAVSLSTTPTIVQVHATLQSGARGDTTIQVLVGTSVVKSFTVTSIKRPTVNFKGRFEARFATDGATYASNPMYTATLDTVVPPGWTWGLEGEPDFAPGSPVPTNLEMPVGRAIRLNNPLALRTHAAPVVSTVNSITGETSTGSETFTTGDPLIGQPVNFGPNTYFAGNQPSKSGDSPPEEFWAAQNEPLALFEIRLGNGTLYFRGASKVSPPSTLPPTPATMQNQQTRTVDSRPKTPGAASASAEMAEFGLPNLQTFSETRIALLVTEYTGLAAGPAKRNAARRVGHLLPVVSATTKAAVQAANPGAFTVRPGTISVWNAKEDYDGKVDTDLHALPGGSSVVDYLRQFFSFDVHWTPFSFHSDELCGHHKGWLRGDVSMTGNHIGDPHTHTVNGTTYDFQSVGEFTLLRDGARMEIQVRQTPVPTANPATDSHSGLTSCVSVITAVAARVGRHRLALQPAREGKRLELYVDGKPANFSTEGIDLAGSRASAFDANGETGLRVDYDNGTVLLATPAFWGANNVWYIDVHVSKTKADEGIMGFVPKNSWLPRLRNGAAVGPRPANLHDRYVALYKTFADSWRVTDNTSLFVYAPGTSTKTFTDPDWPAEKPPCRLKPEFQIPGVDVHKGMPVAEAEVVCRAVTMKDLNANCVFDVATTGDKIFAEGYLLAQELRLSGTSVEIVGHEPLSRPGRSPVTADEPRPAPGGSIVVTATVSPLAAGRPRPTGSVMFFVDGVPAKRPTELDGQAQARTTLTRLKPGEHKIRAAYSGGGKLDYHSSSSPNLLYTVATEKSGTPESPNRDRPR encoded by the coding sequence ATGGCGGTCCTGATGTCACTGGGGGGAAACTCTGCGAGCGATGGCTTCCTCGTTGCGCCGCTCGACTCGACATACGACGCCGAGCTTGCGCTTTGGACAAGCAGCGGCACCGAGTCCGTTACGCTTCAGGCTTCGCCGAATGTCGCCGGCCTTGTGTTCTCGACGACGGCGGTCAGCCTCTCAACCACCCCGACGATCGTGCAAGTGCACGCGACGCTGCAGAGTGGAGCGCGCGGCGATACGACGATTCAAGTGCTCGTAGGGACGAGCGTCGTCAAGAGCTTCACCGTCACGTCCATCAAGCGTCCGACGGTGAATTTCAAAGGCCGGTTCGAAGCACGATTTGCGACGGACGGGGCGACCTACGCCTCGAACCCGATGTACACGGCCACCCTAGACACCGTTGTCCCGCCAGGATGGACATGGGGGCTCGAAGGAGAGCCCGATTTTGCGCCTGGCAGCCCCGTGCCCACGAACCTGGAAATGCCTGTCGGGCGAGCCATACGGCTCAACAACCCGCTGGCGCTCCGCACACACGCGGCGCCTGTTGTCTCGACCGTGAACTCCATCACAGGAGAGACATCGACCGGCTCCGAAACCTTCACGACCGGCGATCCCTTGATCGGCCAGCCGGTCAATTTCGGTCCGAACACCTACTTTGCCGGCAATCAACCCTCTAAATCGGGAGATTCCCCGCCAGAGGAATTTTGGGCAGCACAGAACGAGCCACTGGCGCTGTTCGAGATCCGCCTGGGTAATGGAACCCTCTACTTTCGCGGAGCATCGAAGGTTAGCCCACCCTCTACGCTCCCTCCCACCCCGGCGACGATGCAGAATCAACAGACGCGCACGGTCGATTCGCGGCCCAAGACTCCTGGCGCTGCGAGTGCTTCCGCCGAAATGGCTGAGTTTGGCCTGCCCAATCTGCAAACATTCAGTGAAACCCGCATCGCTCTTCTTGTGACCGAATACACCGGGCTCGCGGCCGGACCGGCAAAGCGAAACGCGGCTCGCCGCGTCGGCCATCTCCTTCCGGTGGTAAGCGCGACCACGAAGGCGGCCGTGCAGGCGGCGAATCCGGGCGCGTTTACCGTGCGGCCGGGCACGATAAGCGTTTGGAACGCCAAGGAAGACTACGACGGAAAGGTGGACACGGACCTCCATGCCCTACCCGGAGGATCGAGCGTCGTCGACTATCTCAGACAGTTCTTTTCCTTCGATGTTCACTGGACCCCGTTCTCATTCCATTCAGATGAACTCTGCGGTCATCACAAGGGATGGCTGCGCGGAGACGTCAGTATGACGGGCAACCACATCGGCGACCCGCATACCCACACGGTGAACGGTACGACATACGACTTTCAGTCGGTCGGTGAGTTCACGCTCCTGCGTGACGGCGCCAGGATGGAGATCCAGGTCCGCCAGACGCCCGTGCCGACCGCGAATCCGGCCACCGACTCTCACAGCGGTCTGACCTCGTGTGTGAGCGTGATCACGGCGGTTGCGGCGCGCGTCGGCAGGCACCGTCTTGCCCTCCAACCGGCGCGAGAGGGAAAACGGCTTGAGCTCTACGTGGATGGGAAGCCGGCGAATTTTTCGACGGAAGGGATCGATCTGGCCGGCAGCCGCGCGTCGGCGTTCGATGCCAATGGAGAGACCGGGCTTCGCGTCGACTACGACAACGGCACTGTCCTCTTGGCCACGCCGGCGTTCTGGGGCGCCAACAACGTCTGGTACATCGACGTCCATGTCTCCAAAACGAAAGCTGACGAAGGCATCATGGGCTTCGTTCCGAAGAACAGTTGGCTGCCCAGGTTGCGTAATGGCGCGGCCGTCGGTCCGAGGCCCGCGAACCTGCACGACCGTTATGTCGCGCTCTACAAGACCTTCGCGGATTCGTGGCGCGTGACCGACAACACGAGCCTGTTCGTTTACGCGCCGGGAACGTCGACGAAGACGTTTACCGACCCCGACTGGCCTGCGGAGAAACCACCCTGCAGATTGAAACCGGAATTCCAGATTCCCGGAGTCGACGTTCACAAAGGCATGCCGGTTGCCGAGGCCGAGGTGGTCTGCCGGGCCGTGACCATGAAGGATCTGAATGCGAATTGCGTGTTCGATGTTGCGACGACCGGGGACAAGATCTTCGCCGAGGGCTATCTGCTGGCGCAGGAACTCAGGCTCTCCGGGACTTCGGTTGAGATCGTGGGTCACGAGCCGCTCAGCCGCCCAGGCCGGTCTCCGGTCACGGCGGACGAGCCGCGGCCAGCGCCCGGCGGATCGATCGTTGTCACGGCGACCGTGTCACCGCTCGCTGCGGGAAGGCCGCGACCGACCGGCAGCGTCATGTTCTTTGTCGACGGTGTCCCGGCGAAGCGGCCGACAGAACTAGACGGACAAGCCCAGGCGCGCACCACACTGACTCGACTGAAGCCTGGCGAACACAAAATCAGGGCGGCTTATTCGGGCGGTGGAAAGCTCGACTACCACTCCAGTTCAAGCCCAAATCTTCTCTACACGGTCGCGACAGAAAAAAGCGGCACGCCCGAGAGTCCCAACCGCGACCGCCCGAGGTAA